The genomic interval ggtgtttgttcttcactggttgcccttttcttgtggcaacaggtcacaaatcttgctgctgtgatggcacactgtggaatttcacccagtagatatgggagtttatcaaaattggatttgttttcgaattctttgtggatctgtgtaatctgagggaaatatgtctctctaatatggtcaaacattgggcaggaggttaggaagtgcagctcagtttccacctcattttgtgggcagtgagcacatagcctgtcttctcttgagagccatgtctgcctacggcggcctttctcaatagcaaggctatgctcactgagtctgtacatagtcaaagctttccttaagtttgggtcagtcacagtggtcaggtattctgccactgtgtactctctgtttagggccaaatagcattctagtttgctctgtttttttgttaattctttccaatgtgtcaagtaattatctttttgttttctcatgatttggttgggtctaattgtgctgttgtcctggggctctgtggggtgtgtttgtgaacagagccctaggaccagcttgcttaggggactcttctccaggttcatctctctgtaggtgatggctttgttatggaaggtttgggaatcgcttccttttaggtggttgtagaatttaacggctcttttctggattttgataattattgggtatcggcctaattctgctctgcatgcattatttggtgttctacgttgtacacggaggatatttttgcagaattctgcatgcagagtctcaatttggtgtttgtcccattttgtgaaatcttggatggtgagcggaccccagacctcacaaccataaagggcaatgggctctatgactgattcaagtatttttagccagatcctaattggtatgttgaaatttatgttccttttgatggcatagaatgcccttcttgccttgtctctcagatcgttcacagctttgtggaagttacctgtggtgctgatgtttaggccgaggtatgtatagttttttgtgtgctctagggcaacggtgtctagatggaatttgtggtcctggcgactggaccttttttggaacaccattattttggtcttactgagatttactgtcagggcccaggtctgacagaatctgtgcagaagatctaggtgctgctgtaggccctccttggttggtgacagaagcaccagatcatcagcaaacagtagacatttgacttcagagtctagtagggtgaggccgggtgctgcagactgttctagtgcccgcgccaattctctctctctctctctcatgatgaCTTTTATACTGAAACTTGGGGTTTTATATGTTGAACACATGACTGCTTAGTGATACTGAGACAGATATAGAAACACACAGTTATTACAGAGGAAGTTACAGTGTTCTGGTCCAGTGTCTTTTCACACCACTACAAACACACAGTTATTACAGAGGAAGTTACAGTGTTCTGGTCCAGTGTCTTTTCACACcactacaaacacacagacattacagaggAAGTTACTGTGTTCTGGTCCAGTGTCTTTTCACACcactacaaacacacagacattacagaggAAGTTACAGTGTTCTGGTCCAGTGTCTTTTCACACcactacaaacacacagacattacagaggAAGTTACTGTGTTCTGGTCCAGTGTCTTTTCACACcactacaaacacacagacattacagaggAAGTTACAGTGTTCTGGTCCAGTGTCTTTTCACACCACTACAAACACacagacccacccagcctccactaacacactgacccacccagcctccactaacacactgacccacccagcctccactaacacactgaccaccccagcctccactaacacactgacccacccagcctccactaacacacagacccacccagcctccactaacacactgacccacccagcctccactaacacactgacccacccagcctccactaacacacagacccacccagcctccactaacacactgacccacccatcctccactaacacactgacccacccagcctccactaacacacagacccacccagcctccactaacacactgactcacccagcctccactaacacactgacccacccagcctccactaacacacagacccacccagcctccactaacacactgacccacccagcctccactaacacactgacccacccagcctccactaacacactgacccacccagcctccactaacacactgacccacccagcctccactaacacactgacccacccagcctccactaacacactgacccacccagcctccactaacacacagacccacccagcctccactaacacacagacccacacagcctccactaacacactgacccacccagcctccactaacacactgacccacccagcctccactaacacactgacccacccagcctccactaacacactgacccacccagcctccactaacacactgacccacccagcctccactaacacactgacccacccagcctccactaacacacagacccacccagcctccactaacacacagacccacccagcctccactaacacactgacccacccagcctccactaacacactgacccacccagcctccactaacacactgacccacccagcctccactaacacactgacccacccagcctccactaacacactgacccacccagcctccactaacacactgacccacccagcctccactaacacactgacccacccagcctccactaacacactgacccacccagcctccactaacacactgacccacccagcctccactaacacacagacccacccagcctccactaacacactgaccacccagcctccactaacacactgacccacccagcctccactaacacacagacccacccagcctccactaacacactgaccacccagcctccactaacacacagacccacccagcctccactaacacactgacccacccagcctccactaacacactgacccacccagcctccactaacacacagacccacccagcctccactaacacactgacccacccagcctccactaacacactgacccacccagcctccactaacacactgacccacccagcctccactaacacacagacccacccagcctccactaacacactgacccacccagcctccactaacacactgacccacccagcctccactaacacactgacccacccagcctccactaacacactgacccacccagcctccactaacacactgactgCCTGCTGTCCACCACTGAATACCTACTACTGATAAGATGTTTAGATCAATGATACATTTCACTAAACTGGTTGTTGACATGAAATAACAGTTAATAAGTTAATAACAGTTAATAACAGTTAATAACAGTTAATAACAGTAAATAACAGTTAATAACAGTTAATAACAGTTAATAACAGTTAATAAGTTAATTACAGTTAATAACATCATATTTACCCGAGGTTCTAGATGTGATGCTGGTTTAAAAGTACAGTATTTTCATTGTCAGACATAACATACTGTAGTTATAActaatatattgatataatgctATATATTATTTACATGGTCAGACAGTATATAACATAGTTACTGCAGGTGTACAGCGTGaggagcagaggaggctggtgaacagagatataggaggacgggctaaTCACAATGGAAGGAACGGCATGGATGGAACGATATCAAACACATTAAACATGTAAATGACATTAAAAATGTCATGCAATTGTCATTTCCATTAAACTACGTTTATCAAATAGATATGAGTGTAACTTGTGTGTTCAGGTTCACATGTTAAAGACAAAAAATAAGTTTATACTCACTTATAACATCCATCTTCACCTGTGTGATCAGTGTAATGTAACGTTGTTTTTTCCTGCTGGTTTCTACTCCACACCAGTAGGTCCCAGTATCATCTTCAGTCAGGTCCCTGATGGTCACTGTGGAGAATCTCTCTCTTCTGTTGTCAGACACAGAGAAACGACCAGCTTTTGCAGTTGTCTGGTGAGCAGAGGTCATATTAACACAAGTCTTGAAGTCATTGCTTTCCTTGCAGAAATACTTGATGCTGTCCTCATGGTCCTCTGGATAGTTGCATCTGATGGTAGCTTCTCCTCCCAGATAGGCTGTCTCTGTGACTGACTTCTTACAGCAGTCATCTGTCAAtaggaacacacatcacaaccttagtctagtactatagactgacttctcacagcagtcatctgtcaataggaacacacatcacaaccttagtctagtactatagactgacttctcacagcagtcatctgtcaataggaacacacatcacaaccttAGTCTAGTACTATAGACTGACTTCTCACAGCAGTCATCTGTCAATAGGAATACACATCACAACCTTAGTCTAGTACTATAGACTGACTTCTCACAGCAGTCATCTGTCAAtaggaacacacatcacaaccttagtctaatactatagactgacttctcacagcagtcatctgtcaataggaacacacatcacaaccttAGTCTAATACTATAGACTGGCTTCATTGACTAGTGGTACTGATCATGTGATAACATATGTAGCTAAATTCATTTAATAAAGTTAAAGTAAAAGTCTCTCACCCTTCTTCACATCCAGCTCTACCTCGGTATAACTGTCACGTGCATTAGGTTTGTCCACTCCACACCAGTAGGTCCCTTCATCTTGTCTGGTCAGTTGTCTGATGATCACCTTGAAGTAGTTTCCTCCAGTGTTTTCATACAGAGAGAATCTACCACTGTGGAACCAGGTGTTCTTcaatccagttttgatttgatcCGTACACCCAAAACTGTTCTTCCCCACGCAAAAATATTTCTCATGACTTCTTTCTTCTGTGGAATAATGACAGTAGATGATGACAGTTCCTCCAGAGTATCCTGTCACTTTGAAGGAGCTCAAACAACCTGTCAATCAGACAAGAGAAAATACCTCTTGGTTTAGTGTTTTGTAATACTACTTACAGTTAGGACTCCTACACTATCCTcacgttatacacacacacacacacacacacacacacagcagccttTATAAGAAATCTAACTGGATGTTATTACATTGTTATAGAGAGTTATAACAAGCTCATTACCTgtcatgaaggagaggaggatgactaTCAGCAGGATCCTCATCTTGTTGTGTTCTCTCCAGGTTGGTCCAGGTGTCTATAGGTCCTGATATAATGCTGTGTTCTCTCCAGGTTGGTCCAGGTGTCTATAGGTCCTGATATAATGCTGTGTTCTCTCCAGGTTGGTCCAGGTGTCTATAGGTCCTGATATAATGCTGTGTTCTCTCCAGGTTGGTCCAGGTGTCTATAGGTCCTGATATAATGCTGTGTTCTCTCCAGGTTGGTCCAGGTGTCTATAGGTCCTGATATAATGCTGTGTTCTCTCCAGGTTGGTCCAGGTGTCTATAGGTCCTGATATAATGCTGTGTTCTCTCCAGGTTGGTCCAGGTGTCTATAGGTCCTGATATAATGCTGTGTTCTCTCCAGGTTGGTCCAGGTGTCTATAGGTCCTGATATAATGCTGTGTTCTCTCCAGGTTGGTCCAGGTGTCTATAGGTCCTGATATAATGCTGTGTTCTCTCCAGGTTGGTCCAGGTGTCTATAGGTCCTGATATAATGCTGTGTTCTCTCCAGGTTGGTCCAGGTGTCTATAGGTCCTGATATAATGCTGTGTTCTCTCCAGGTTGGTCCAGGTGTCTATAGGTCCTGATATAATGCTGTGTTCTCTCCAGGTTGGTCCAGGTGTCTATAGGTCCTGATATAATGCTGTGTTCTCTCCAGGTTGGTCCAGGTGTCTATAGGTCCTGATATAATGCTGTGTTCTCTCCAGGTTGGTCCAGGTGTCTATAGGTCCTGATATAATGCTGTGTTCTCTCCAGGTTGGTCCA from Salvelinus alpinus chromosome 2, SLU_Salpinus.1, whole genome shotgun sequence carries:
- the LOC139568216 gene encoding CMRF35-like molecule 8 encodes the protein MRILLIVILLSFMTGCLSSFKVTGYSGGTVIIYCHYSTEERSHEKYFCVGKNSFGCTDQIKTGLKNTWFHSGRFSLYENTGGNYFKVIIRQLTRQDEGTYWCGVDKPNARDSYTEVELDVKKDDCCKKSVTETAYLGGEATIRCNYPEDHEDSIKYFCKESNDFKTCVNMTSAHQTTAKAGRFSVSDNRRERFSTVTIRDLTEDDTGTYWCGVETSRKKQRYITLITQVKMDVITAPTTTTTTATTTTALPATTTFISQASSSSSSSSSSSSSSSPSPLNGSGTSVVIMLSVSLVVLLLVISLIIVHRWKYNKVTGSVSSTHRVSPDTGINEGGCHGDGDYEEIKERPLQSDSTIYTTVNLPTSHFDSPHYASVNFHKNPSVPNEATVTITKEGTSSCDYATVNFGQSPAYSTVNHPHSSSEAPPI